The Phycisphaerales bacterium AB-hyl4 genome contains a region encoding:
- the rmuC gene encoding DNA recombination protein RmuC — protein sequence MWLIAFIVALGGLGVVGGCCAWLLADRRSLRAERDRLGQALGEREQAIEGYLDKVEQIQAEKVQLGNQLERVQAEKAAAEQAHEKAQQQARETFQNLASNVLQNANKQFLDMASQRLTSEQKQATAALDQRKQAIEAMLKPISETLDRHAKAVGEIEKHREGAYHGLKQQLGSLLEAQQALGKQTHTLANALRGSSAARGRWGELTLKRIAEMAGMIGHCDFGEQVTLWRGEASQRPDMVVNLPSERQIVIDAKSVGQNYYAAMEAESDEARAKCLASHARDIESRVRELASKAYWEQLDRSPDFVVLFIPGESFLHPAVELQPDLLQSAMQRGVVIATPTILISLLRVVEMGWREEKIAENAQRVRELGMELHERVATITGHAATLGGHIEKAVKSYNSFVGSFESRVLVSARKFKELGADSPKELPAEGELGEVTTLPREVKAAESDAS from the coding sequence ATGTGGCTGATTGCATTTATCGTGGCGTTGGGGGGGCTGGGCGTGGTGGGCGGCTGTTGCGCCTGGCTGCTGGCGGATCGGCGAAGCCTGCGGGCCGAGCGTGATCGGCTGGGCCAGGCGCTCGGCGAACGCGAGCAGGCCATCGAAGGCTATCTCGATAAGGTCGAGCAGATCCAGGCCGAGAAGGTGCAGCTTGGCAATCAGCTCGAACGCGTGCAGGCGGAGAAGGCGGCCGCGGAGCAGGCTCACGAAAAGGCTCAGCAGCAGGCACGCGAGACGTTTCAGAACCTGGCGAGCAATGTGCTTCAAAACGCCAACAAGCAGTTTCTCGACATGGCCAGCCAGCGGTTGACCAGCGAGCAGAAGCAGGCGACGGCGGCGCTGGACCAGCGCAAGCAGGCGATCGAGGCGATGCTCAAGCCGATCAGCGAAACGCTCGACCGTCACGCGAAGGCGGTGGGCGAAATCGAGAAGCATCGCGAAGGCGCGTACCACGGTTTGAAGCAGCAGCTCGGCTCACTGCTGGAAGCGCAGCAGGCATTGGGCAAGCAGACGCACACGCTGGCGAACGCGTTGCGCGGCTCGTCGGCGGCCCGCGGGCGCTGGGGTGAACTCACCTTGAAGCGCATCGCGGAGATGGCGGGGATGATCGGACATTGTGACTTTGGCGAGCAGGTCACGCTTTGGCGTGGCGAGGCGAGCCAGCGACCGGACATGGTGGTGAATCTGCCATCGGAGCGGCAGATCGTGATCGACGCGAAGAGCGTGGGGCAGAACTACTACGCGGCGATGGAAGCGGAAAGCGATGAAGCGCGGGCGAAATGTCTGGCCAGCCATGCAAGGGACATTGAAAGTCGTGTGCGGGAGCTGGCGAGCAAGGCATATTGGGAGCAGCTGGATCGCTCGCCGGACTTTGTGGTGCTGTTCATTCCGGGCGAGAGTTTTCTGCACCCTGCGGTGGAGTTGCAGCCGGACCTGTTGCAGTCGGCGATGCAGCGTGGGGTGGTGATTGCGACGCCGACGATTCTGATCAGCTTGCTGCGGGTGGTGGAGATGGGTTGGCGGGAGGAGAAGATCGCGGAGAACGCGCAGCGCGTGCGTGAGCTGGGGATGGAGCTGCACGAGCGGGTCGCGACGATTACGGGTCACGCGGCGACACTGGGCGGGCATATCGAAAAGGCGGTGAAGTCGTACAACTCGTTTGTGGGTTCGTTTGAGTCGCGGGTGCTGGTCAGTGCGCGGAAGTTCAAGGAGTTGGGCGCCGACTCGCCGAAGGAGTTACCAGCCGAGGGTGAGCTGGGCGAGGTGACCACCCTGCCGCGCGAGGTGAAGGCGGCGGAGAGCGATGCGAGTTAG